tgtgtgtgggtgtgtgtgggtgtgtgtggctgtgtgtggctgtgtgtggctgtgtgtggctgtgtgtggctgtgtgtggctgtgtggaGCTGAAGCTCTAACCCCCCAgactctccccccctctctccagACAAGCGCTCCAGCCCAGGCTCACTCGGCCCAGTCTAAGTCGAGGCAGGTCCATCCTAGAAGCCCCCTCTGCTCCGCTGTAAGAAACCCACCTTACTGCaactcctccctctctccctctctccactgCTCGTCCGTCCCTCAGTTTGTTCGGCCGGCTGGCCCATCATTTGTCTGTCTCCATGTCTCTCCGCCAGCTTCTCTGATTTCTAGATAAAAGCTGTTCAGCCAGTGTGTTTGTGAACTTTGCTTTTAGAACTCTGTGTGTAGGTTCTAGACTCTGTAGTATCGGGTGGTGGGCACGATGAAACATTTCTATAcacagcaaaatgttttttttatctctctctctccctctctctccctctctctccctctctctccctccctctctccccctctctctccctccctctctccctccctctctccctccctccctccctccctctctccctccctccctccctccctccctctctccctacctctctccctccctctctctctccctctctccctccctctctctccctccctctctctctctccctctctccctccctctctctctctctctctctctctctctctctctctctctctctctctctctctctctctctctctctctcaggagcaACAGAAGCAGGTGGAGGATCCAGGCCGGGAGGTAAAGAAGGTTCGGAAGGCACGGAATCGCAGGCAGGAGTGGAATGTTTTGGCATATGATAAAGAATTCCGCCCCGATGCTCGATTCACACCCTCTCCATACCACGGCATGTCCTCTGAGGGGTCACTCTCGCCTGACAGCAGGTGAGAAACGCCCAGCACCCAGGCACAGCATGCTGGCAGCACAAGTCATTTTAGATTTAATCCTTTCTCtctgctgccatctagtggctTTTCATAATGTGAACACATTAGTGTGAGCACACAGTGAGATATTATTTTTCAAGTAACTTACATTGAGCACAAGTGCTGTTGTTTCACAGTTGCTTActgcaaaagaaacaaaatgtacaaattaaTGGGACTGCTCAAAAATAATGAGATCTCATCTCATGATTTTGTATAATATTCTAATTAATATTGACACCAAATAATCAGGTGAAAGAAAATTATGTTTATAGCAACAGAAAGCACTAAGAATCTTATTTGCTCTCAGAgttttcagatttctttgacaCCAGTTACTGACTGACTATCTTTTTAGGCTGGAGATTTTTTATTCActtaacaacagtctgtaacttCAACTCTTCAAGCATCTTTTGAGCCATTTGTGAGAGCTCATTCCTCCCACTGTCTTTGTCCTGCTCTCAGGTCAGTGGCGTCAGACATGGGTGATCACTCGTACCCTGGCAGCCCAAGCCGACCAGTGCAGCAGACAGCTCCCTCCAGCGCGTACTCCAGCAGTGAGGGGAAGGAGCTCCTTCTCGCCCCGACACAGAGCCAGACGCAGAGCCTGGAGCAAGGCTACCGGCCCTCAGGCACACTGTCCACTccagcaggcagacagacactgaGCAGGGTCCAGTCTTCACACGGCTCCACAGCCACAGATTCAGCCCTCAATGGCCCTCGACCCACACAGGCTAAAGACTACaggtgagtttgtatgtgtttgttattTCATGATGGTGGAAATTTGTTTATGATATTCTAAAATCTTATTTCATACTTATGTACATTTTTGATGAACAAACAGTTATTTCTCTAAACTTACAATCAAAatcgatgtgtgtgtgtgtatatgtatatgtgtgtatatatatatatatatatacatatatatatatgtgtgtgtgtgtgtgtgtgtgtgtgtgtgtatatgtgtgtgtatatatatatatatatatatatatatatatatatatatataaaatggtaGTATATGATGAGAACAGTGTTCCTGCTAATTCCTGTATTTCTCCTGCAGTGGTCAGCAAGCACAGCACCCAGAGTACTTCATCCCCCCTGCCCCTCCTCCCCCCCCTCCCATCATCCCTTCAGCTCAGACGGCTTTTGACAGCCCCTCAGCCccctcctcactgcccccaagcgCTGTGGCCTCACTGTCCCGCTCCTACAGCCCCTCACCCCCTACCCCTGCCCTTCCAGCCTCATACACCCCCTCCCCTGCTCACCCACCACCTGCTGCCCCACCTCCACCACCGCCCGGACCCCCAACTCAcccacacccacatacacaccctcacacacacagcctgcccCAAGCTCCGGCCGAGGCAGCGGCCCCCAGAAAGGGCCCAGTTGCCCTGATCCCCATGAGTGACGCACGCAGTGACCTGCTCGCCGCCATCAGACGAGgtaagagcaagagagagaacgagTATAGAAGTATAGAAGAGAAGTATAtaaaagaagaaggagagaagaaaataagaaaaaagggAGAATAAGAAAAAGATATAAGAAGTAAATAGagaacaaaaaacagaagaagaaagtaaggaagagagaaagaaaaaagacagaatagAAGAAAATgaggaaggaaaagaaagagagaaacaaggaAAAAGACAGACATGCATAAAcgaagacagaaagaaggaaaaagaaaagatagaacaaaaaagaatgaaaacagaGGACAAGAAATACATGAAGAaaaagatagaaagacagatatGAATACATAAAGAAAGAAGGACAGACAGTaattaaagagcaaataaagaaagaaaaacagaaaagaaaaaagatttcaCTTGTGGCTTTCACACCAATCACTGAATTCCACAGTATGATGGGAAGCATCAGCCAAAGCATTTTAACTGATCCATCATAATTAATCCATTTCTGGAGTTTGATAACAGTCAGTCAGGTCCTGTAGGTGGCCTGCAGTTTGTCTTGTCTCTGAAACAATCATTAGCTAATTATGAAGAGATAAACAGATTGTTTGAGTAGGAAAGACACTAACCTGCACATCAAGAGTTACTGCGACTCTCTCATCACATCATATAAAACCAAGGATTGTTTGCTTTATTTGAATGCGTGGTTGATGTAATCTGTAAACATTATAGTGGTTTCAAATCTTAGTGTTTGTGCTGCTGTCTGTACAGTTCGTATAtgcaaactaagctgcaaaaccagGCTTCTTCATCAAATCATCATGCGGTCATACTTAAAGCtgacagaaaatgagaaatgattgtttggggtttttttgcagAACCTTGCACACTATATAcatagtttttaatatttttttaattttgccaTGTCATCCATGCTgctaaaaaacaagaaatgggcAGAATGTCGTTCAATGTCCTATTCCTCACAAAAAACAAGTGAGCTGTCACACTGAGTAGACTCTGTTCCATTAGGGAAAAGTAAAAGCAGCATGGAGAGCTTCACCTTttcattcaggagctgaaactttgAGTGCTTTTACACACAGCTCAGATGCCTGTAGCTCAGTTagagctgcttttggagatgctGCATCACACATGACAAAGCACAGGACAAAATAATACTTTAGACATTTATCAAAATGTACAGTTGCTGAGACacatctgattggtcagcatggTTGTCACCGTGCCATTTCCAGAGATGGCGTTTGGTCAAGTAAGTTTGTTACTTGCAATAGTTCACAAAAgtcaaaacatttgcatttgtgcCACCCAAAGGCCTTTACACTGAGCCTACAGCTTACTCATTCACATCTGTTGCTGCAACCAGTCTGTAGCACAATTATCAgcttaaaaaagcaaataaatcatCCAGGCAACTGAAAGAAGTGGCtgatatttattctttttatagaattcagtcaaaacagtttttttcagtgcatttcaGCCCAGCTCACTTTTTGAGTGAGGCAAGGGTAGTCAATCAAATTAGAACAAAGATCACTTACATATATCAGTGTAAAAGGAAAAATACAGCTGTCCCAGGCGACACTGCTTAGTTGGTGACACTGCTATTCCCagttaggcagcaaaatgaAAGATTTTCTTTGAAGGATCAAAGTGCATAACGGTCCTTAATTCAGGCTGTACAGTATGTCAGTATGTAGTCCCTTGCACTTCAAGACTGAGGTGGAATAGCAGAAATTAAGACATTACACAGAAGATAATGTAGTTCTAGTTTTAgagaaatgtattaaattagtAGATTATCAACATACTTTAAGGTAAATATATGAAGATTGACATGtttttgtggaaacagtttagGTGATTACCCAACTTAGCAgatccagttctaaactaaagaagcaatatTCAGACATGTCTTGGATGATCTGCTGGGGTGAGCAGAAAAATGAAGGAATGTTATATTTTCCTCTGAAATATTTAACTacagaaacagtaaaaaagCAGCTCATTTAATACTAAGGtgtaaagagaagttggaaaattgTCTCGAATATTGATTGTTTTTGGTACACACAAGTGGAGTTGGGGGAATATAAGAAAATTGTAGAATACAGCCCCTTTAATATGATTCAacttttcccctctttctctcaggtATACAGTTGAGGAAGGTgcaggagcagagagagctggaggctAAGAAAGAGCCAGTGGGCAACGACGTGGCCACTATCCTGTCCCGCCGCATCGCCGTGGAGTACAGTGAATCAGACGAGGACTCCGAGCTGGACGAGAATGAGTGGTCTGACTgagggaagagaagaaagagggaggcaCCAGCAGATGAGAAAACAGGAGGAGGAATGAAAGGAGAGGATGAAAGACAGAAGGAGGAATGAAGGGAAAGGATAAGAGAACGGAAGTAGGAATGGAGGAGAGGATAAGAAGACAGAAGGAGGAATGGAGGGAGAGGAAGTGTGGGATGGAGATTTTCCGGACTGCTTAACTTGAAGTAGCAGACACGCTTTTCTCAAAGCAGAACCGGAGCCCCCAGTCTTTGTGCATGTCATCATCCACAAGCAGCAGAAGCTAAAGATTGTTTTAGTAATACATGAGCACCTGGGCAGTTGCAGCTATTATAAGAGTCAGTATTTTAAAGATGAGTTAAAGTAATATGTTGTATAGTTCTTGTATAGTGTTCATCAGGTTGGCAAGGTGTTATGCCACACATACAGGCACAGGTGGCAGCATTCAGATTATGACAGGGATGCACTGATGCAACTTTGTCTGTCCTGATACTGATATCTGAACTCATACTGTCAACTGATCCGGTTCTCTGGCATTCTGGTTTTATAGTACAGAGAGACACATAGACATGCAGCAGAGACGACTACTGTCCTGACCTCATCCAAAGGATCTGGATCTGAGCATCAAAGACATCCTTTAATAGATAAGGTATCAGTTATATTAAACCCAATCTCTttccagtcttttttttttgcgttcAGCACCACTGTTGTAGAGGTGACGTAAACAAGCATCATCAACAACCTGTGGAGATGAGGCATGTTTTCAGAAGTTAACAGATCGAATTGTCTGGCTTGGGAAATTATTTTACAGTGGAATATGACCACTCTGCAGTGACCGGGGGTTAACTGTGTTTGAGTTAGGTGCATTGCATTGAACGCTGGCACATAAAATGTTAGAGAGCAGCTATTGCTGTAGCCTATTTTTGCCATTTACCATGAGTAACATGCCACTAGAAGCACATACagaaaacacaatgtttttcatttgaaactGGAGGAAAAGTTGCAGTGTTCTGCCTTAGCAGACATGCCGTTTCTGGTTTAAAAGCAGCATCTTTCTTGACAGAGTACAATATGCACAGAAAGTGAAGAGATTTCACTGCAGAATATTACAGTAGCAGATTCATCAAATAGGTCTGAGTAGATCGTAACAAATATTAAGACATACCTAGTGGAGGCTAATGTACCATGATGCACCACTGTTTTTAGGATTGTGTAAATGAATAATATTGTAGACTGAATGTAGATCCTTCACATGATTAGTAGTGGTGCTGATACCTTGCCAGTTTATCAGATCAAAGCTAAATTTTGTAATGGAAATTTCTAATTGGAACGAAGTCTCTTAGGTTTTGTCACAGCTTACATTACTGAGTGTCCCCAGCAGGATGCAGCCCACAGTCCATGACTCTTTTGCAATCCGTCACGCTCCGTGTGTCGCTGCCGTCTGCTCAGTTCACAGCTCCTCACCCTCACTTTCATTCTCTCCATCGGtcttcttcacttttttttttttttccttgccgTTCTTTGCAAttttctccctcctctcccAGATGGACAGCTGTGACATCAGTAACAGCATTGAGAAGAAGCAGCTGGTTTGCTGGTCATCTGTGATGTGGCTGAGGACtcttcagaaagaaaaacagcctgaaaGTGTGTTACAGGCTAAAAACTgttcaaatgtacacacacaaacacacattttccatcaagaACAGTTGTGATTTTCACTCTTTGCCCTCTTGGAAATCATACCAAAAATCTGAGTTGCTTAAGTAATGGACCTATCTGCTCCACCCACTGATGTGTTCTTTTGTAGCATATGTGGCTAGATTAGACGTTTTACATAATGTTGGCCAAAATTCTCTTAAACCAAACAAGATATTGTAGCATGCATTCTTGCCAAATTACCTCCAATGAGGATGTATTATTCATGTCATAGGGCTGGGCAGTATAATGGTAATAAAGTATACTACGGAATTAAAAATGGTGCAGGTTTTTCAAAATTATAATGTGAAATTTTTATTCCACATCTAAACAGCCAAATAAACCCACTTCAATTTTAGAGGGGCTCACTCACTGTTGCTGAGGAAGCTCACCAACAGGAGGAAACTTGGAGCCATGGGAAGCCTCACAAAAACGAAAAAGAGCTACAAACACTACATAATGTCAGCTTTCACTCCAACACAGTCGCTTAACTCTGCACTCTCAGATATCTTTTAAATGGGTGTGGCACATTTGGCCTTGTGacttagctaatgttagcttagccaaaacactgcagtccCAAAATGTCACTCCAAAACGACTCACTGCACTTTCGCTCTCTGAGACATCAGTTTATCATGTACACTTGTTTCAATAGAGCATCAGTTAGTCAGAATTAAACATATTGTGCTGTGTGGCACTAGCATTCTGCTAACTAAAGCAAAGACACACGTTTAGTTGATAATGATTCAAATCTTAAGGAGTGAAGTCGAGTAACTGACGTTAGAATGACGGAAAGATCGAATTAAATACGCTGTATGTTTTTTGGATCTGTAGCCCGATCGGCTAATTTAGCACTAGCAGGCTACAGATCCACCACACAGTGTGTTTAATTTGATCTTTCAGTCCTTCCAACTCCAGTTCCTCGACTTTACTCCCTACAGTTTGAATCATTTTTATCTAAACTTGTGTTGGTGCTTTAGTTAGCAGAAtcaaacatgttctgtggtgagcGGAGCTGTTATCATGCTAACCAGCTCCTCTCCTATTTTATATGCTTGTGAAAGGTCACAGTTAAGAAGGATTGAATGTAAATAGTTTTTCACGTAATCATGATAAGATTAGCATGTAAGCATAACATTTTAAGCTGAAAACTTTATGTAGCAACAGTAAATAAAGCaggctacagtttctcattaggttgaacaGAATTTTAGCCAATGTTCCGTAAAGCTTacccaacctagcaacagttgctatggaaaaacacatttgtgggtggagcatgaatAGGTCAATTCAGTCTGAGGTGCCAATGCATCAATATCTGTGGGCCAATTGCTCATATAGAACCTTAAAAGACAAGAAAACGTCTACCTAGATACATAAACtctgaattttgtttgtttagttttgtggAATAATTGCTCTTTCACAATATTCCAGCAAATGGAATTATTAAACTGTAAAGACAATCTGGGTTACATATTATGCGATATgcttcctttaaaatgtttattttgtgaaatGATATCATTTAGGATATCTTTAATGCTAAACTGATGATATTAAGATTGGGTGTGTTTTGTTTCTCATAACTTAAAGCATTCTCTGTTTTTTTGGGAAGTACTCTGAATATCTACAGTAGACTTGCAGTGCATTGTATTGATGATACTTCCTATATAGGAATTTTTAAAGTATTACTCTGCACatctttcactgtttttctgtgtagcattccaaaaaaaaaagatataacaTTCCGCTGTAGGTAAAAAGGGTCCCACTGTCTCCAGTTACATGGTAAGATTTCAGAGATTTTGCTATAGCAGAATCTGTACAGTAGCCACATTTACCATACAAGCCCAACAGGTGTATCTCTGTATTCACAATAGTAATGGTTAGACATGCTTTCACCTGTTTTGACTGAAGAAAGTTTGAGGTGAATTCCATTGCCTTTTAGTTTCTTTCGGtgctcatttcatttcattttttatttttgaaaaactaaagTGTACAGAATGAGAGCACCTAAatattttagctttattttatttatttgcttaaatttgcCAGTCAGCTGGCTGCACAAAAAAGGAAGCATCAACTTACACTTAAACTAAATCTTTAGCTATATAAAGAGTTGTGTGTATGGCCTGcagtttgtaaaatgtaaaatgtcttctgtgttttaaacaatgtgttaTATAGAATTTTGGTAAAACTGCTTGTAAAGTGATTTTGCTGATCTGAATAACAGACAACAAGCATTTAATGTGTCTTTAAGAAGAAGCTGTA
This window of the Pygocentrus nattereri isolate fPygNat1 chromosome 2, fPygNat1.pri, whole genome shotgun sequence genome carries:
- the zgc:109889 gene encoding wiskott-Aldrich syndrome protein family member 3 isoform X1: MPLVKRSIEPRHLCRGALPDGVTSELECVTNSTLAAIIKQLGSLSRHAEDIFGELFKEANSFYLRMNHLQERVDLLAVKVTQLDSTVEEVSLQDINMRKAFKSSTTQDQQVVSRTSIPNPVMEIYHHGDKPPPLNILSPYRDDKKDALKFYTDPSYFFNLWKEKMLQATEDKRKEKRRQKTSAPAQAHSAQSKSRQVHPRSPLCSAEQQKQVEDPGREVKKVRKARNRRQEWNVLAYDKEFRPDARFTPSPYHGMSSEGSLSPDSRSVASDMGDHSYPGSPSRPVQQTAPSSAYSSSEGKELLLAPTQSQTQSLEQGYRPSGTLSTPAGRQTLSRVQSSHGSTATDSALNGPRPTQAKDYSGQQAQHPEYFIPPAPPPPPPIIPSAQTAFDSPSAPSSLPPSAVASLSRSYSPSPPTPALPASYTPSPAHPPPAAPPPPPPGPPTHPHPHTHPHTHSLPQAPAEAAAPRKGPVALIPMSDARSDLLAAIRRGIQLRKVQEQRELEAKKEPVGNDVATILSRRIAVEYSESDEDSELDENEWSD
- the zgc:109889 gene encoding wiskott-Aldrich syndrome protein family member 3 isoform X2; the protein is MPLVKRSIEPRHLCRGALPDGVTSELECVTNSTLAAIIKQLGSLSRHAEDIFGELFKEANSFYLRMNHLQERVDLLAVKVTQLDSTVEEVSLQDINMRKAFKSSTTQDQQVVSRTSIPNPVMEIYHHGDKPPPLNILSPYRDDKKDALKFYTDPSYFFNLWKEKMLQATEDKRKEKRRQKEQQKQVEDPGREVKKVRKARNRRQEWNVLAYDKEFRPDARFTPSPYHGMSSEGSLSPDSRSVASDMGDHSYPGSPSRPVQQTAPSSAYSSSEGKELLLAPTQSQTQSLEQGYRPSGTLSTPAGRQTLSRVQSSHGSTATDSALNGPRPTQAKDYSGQQAQHPEYFIPPAPPPPPPIIPSAQTAFDSPSAPSSLPPSAVASLSRSYSPSPPTPALPASYTPSPAHPPPAAPPPPPPGPPTHPHPHTHPHTHSLPQAPAEAAAPRKGPVALIPMSDARSDLLAAIRRGIQLRKVQEQRELEAKKEPVGNDVATILSRRIAVEYSESDEDSELDENEWSD